From Nitrosopumilaceae archaeon:
ATATTGCTATCAAAGACCAAATTATTTGTTTGTCACTCATCGAAAGATAATTAGCTTAAAGGTATATAACTATTGGTGTACCAATCATTTGTATCAGGTTAGATGGTATACCAATTATGAAAAAGATAGACTTTGAAAACAGCTTAGGTCTGGCCATAAAAAATGCCTCAAAATCTCTTGAGAGGACATTAGATGTTGAATTACGTGGACAATATGGACTTTCTGGTGGTCAATGGAAGGTCATACTAGTACTATCTATTCAAAATGGAATTTCACAAAAAGATCTTGCAGAAAGAATTTTTGTTGATAGTACTACACTTGTTCCAATAATTGATGGGATGGAAAAAAAGGGATTAGTTGAACGTAGAACTGATCCAAAAGATAGAAGAAATAACAATATCTTTCTAACAACAAAATCTGAATCACTTGTTGATCCTATAATAGAAATCATTCTTCACATGCGAAAGATTTTTTTTAAAAATATTTCAGAAAATGATTTAGAATTTACTAGAAATATACTAAAGAAAATAACTATAAATGCTGATTCTTATATTACTAAAAATGAAGGTATAACACAATCGCTAAAATAAAGAATACTATAACCAAAGAATAGGTTTTAAAAAGAACAAACGCATTAACAAATACATGAGTGCTAGTACTATTCGCAAAGCAAAAGAGCTTGCTAAAAACGGCGTAATGAAAATAGAAGATAACCTATATCAGGTAAGATCATCAAGTGATCCATCAAAA
This genomic window contains:
- a CDS encoding MarR family transcriptional regulator — translated: MKKIDFENSLGLAIKNASKSLERTLDVELRGQYGLSGGQWKVILVLSIQNGISQKDLAERIFVDSTTLVPIIDGMEKKGLVERRTDPKDRRNNNIFLTTKSESLVDPIIEIILHMRKIFFKNISENDLEFTRNILKKITINADSYITKNEGITQSLK